A region of Actinomycetes bacterium DNA encodes the following proteins:
- the mgrA gene encoding L-glyceraldehyde 3-phosphate reductase, giving the protein MIPPPYVPSETRYDTMTYRRCGRWGLQLPAISLGLWHNFGDDKPLEDQRAILRRAFDRGVTHFDLANNYGPPYGAAERNFGEHFRADFTPYRDELVLSTKAGYDMWPGPYGEWGSRKYLLASLDQSLRRMGVDYVDIFYSHRVDPDTPLEETMGALHSAVQQGKALYVGISSYSAERTLEAARILGAMGTPLLIHQPSYSLLNRWIEGGLLDALEQVGAGCITFSPLAQGMLTDRYLNGVPPDSRAARGTSLSTDLLTDQNMTHVRALDEMARRRGQSLAQMALAWTLRDPRVTSTLVGASSVAQLDDSLGALDGPAFSAEELEEIDRYAVDGGIDLWRRSSSS; this is encoded by the coding sequence GTGATCCCACCGCCCTACGTCCCCTCGGAGACCCGCTACGACACGATGACCTACCGCCGGTGCGGGCGGTGGGGGTTGCAGCTGCCGGCGATCTCGCTGGGGCTGTGGCACAACTTCGGCGACGACAAGCCGCTGGAGGACCAGCGCGCGATCCTGCGCCGCGCGTTCGACCGAGGGGTCACGCACTTCGACCTGGCGAACAACTACGGGCCGCCGTACGGCGCGGCGGAGCGCAACTTCGGCGAGCACTTCCGAGCCGACTTCACGCCGTACCGCGACGAGCTCGTGCTGTCGACGAAGGCGGGCTACGACATGTGGCCCGGCCCCTACGGGGAGTGGGGGTCGCGCAAGTACCTGCTCGCCTCGCTCGACCAGTCGCTGCGGAGGATGGGCGTGGACTACGTCGACATCTTCTACAGCCACCGCGTCGATCCGGACACCCCGCTCGAGGAGACGATGGGAGCCCTGCACTCGGCGGTGCAGCAGGGCAAGGCGCTCTATGTGGGCATCTCGTCGTACTCGGCCGAGCGCACGCTCGAGGCCGCGCGGATCCTGGGCGCCATGGGGACCCCGTTGCTCATCCACCAGCCGTCGTACTCCTTGCTCAATCGGTGGATCGAGGGCGGGCTCCTCGACGCCCTCGAGCAGGTCGGTGCCGGCTGCATCACCTTCTCGCCGCTCGCGCAGGGCATGCTCACCGACCGCTACCTCAACGGGGTGCCGCCGGACTCCCGGGCGGCGCGGGGCACGTCCTTGTCGACCGACCTGCTGACCGATCAGAACATGACCCACGTGCGCGCCCTCGACGAGATGGCCCGGCGCCGGGGCCAGTCCCTGGCGCAGATGGCGCTCGCCTGGACCCTGCGCGACCCGCGTGTGACCTCCACCCTGGTGGGCGCCAGCAGCGTCGCCCAGCTCGACGACAGCCTCGGGGCCCTGGACGGACCCGCGTTCAGTGCCGAGGAGCTGGAGGAGATCGACCGGTACGCCGTCGACGGTGGCATCGACCTCTGGCGCCGCAGCTCGTCCTCCTGA